One segment of Pirellulales bacterium DNA contains the following:
- a CDS encoding DUF423 domain-containing protein — protein MSPRIWMVFGAISAAAAVGLGAYHAHGLKKRLDSQALAAEVVVQKLHDFEVGVRYQMYHALGLILVGVIARQSTQRGMQISGWMFVLGTLLFSGCLYFPVLTGITLHWALVPAGGVALIIGWVAMAVCLTASRSE, from the coding sequence ATGTCACCTCGCATTTGGATGGTTTTCGGGGCGATTTCGGCCGCGGCGGCGGTTGGCCTAGGAGCGTATCATGCGCACGGGCTAAAGAAACGGCTCGATTCGCAAGCGCTGGCGGCGGAGGTTGTCGTCCAAAAGCTGCACGATTTTGAAGTCGGCGTGCGCTATCAAATGTATCATGCTCTGGGTCTGATTCTTGTGGGCGTTATTGCGCGGCAATCCACGCAGCGTGGCATGCAGATTTCCGGCTGGATGTTCGTGCTTGGCACACTGCTGTTCAGCGGATGCCTTTACTTTCCTGTACTCACGGGAATCACGCTTCACTGGGCGCTCGTGCCCGCCGGTGGAGTGGCGCTAATCATTGGTTGGGTTGCGATGGCAGTTTGTCTGACGGCATCTCGCTCCGAGTAA